A region of Toxorhynchites rutilus septentrionalis strain SRP chromosome 1, ASM2978413v1, whole genome shotgun sequence DNA encodes the following proteins:
- the LOC129761767 gene encoding growth/differentiation factor 8-like, whose product SNLSPKQTPYIEIEFRDAPKKRIKRNLSLDCDENDNETRCCRYPLTVDFEKFGWDWIIAPKRYEASYCAGECMLSFLPRYEHTHVMQLSTSAIPCCSPKMMSPIKLLYFDLNYRVIYSTIPNMIVKKCSCS is encoded by the coding sequence TCGAATCTCTCGCCAAAACAGACACCCTACATCGAGATCGAGTTCCGCGATGCACCGAAGAAGCGCATCAAGCGTAACCTCTCGCTGGATTGCGACGAAAACGACAACGAAACCCGCTGCTGCCGGTACCCGCTGacggtggacttcgagaagttTGGCTGGGACTGGATCATCGCCCCGAAGCGGTACGAAGCGTCCTACTGTGCCGGCGAGTGTATGCTGAGCTTCCTGCCGCGCTACGAACACACCCACGTGATGCAGCTGAGCACCTCGGCTATCCCGTGCTGCTCGCCCAAGATGATGAGCCCCATCAAGTTGCTGTATTTTGATCTGAACTATCGAGTCATCTACAGCACCATACCGAACATGATCGTGAAGAAGTGTAGTTGCTCCTAA